From Geomonas agri, one genomic window encodes:
- a CDS encoding surface-adhesin E family protein, whose amino-acid sequence MSLNYKFLLLLLSLLFIATESSAADWKKLYNGYFDASRVTKTGRGTIIIYTKTILSRERHSADNVSIPYENYSHTMSQIEYNCDIGEYRYLSVHDYSNDNTAVSNTNPNPNFEPALPETVAEYNLNVVCSYAKRSKPKKK is encoded by the coding sequence ATGAGCTTAAACTACAAATTTCTTTTGCTGCTGTTAAGTTTATTATTCATTGCTACCGAATCCTCCGCTGCTGATTGGAAAAAATTGTATAATGGGTATTTTGATGCATCGAGAGTGACAAAGACTGGACGTGGAACTATCATAATTTATACTAAGACGATTTTGAGCCGTGAAAGACATTCCGCAGACAATGTAAGTATACCATATGAAAATTATAGCCACACAATGTCCCAAATTGAATATAATTGTGACATTGGAGAGTACCGATATTTATCAGTGCATGACTATAGTAATGACAATACAGCGGTTTCAAATACAAATCCAAACCCTAATTTTGAGCCTGCTCTCCCAGAGACGGTTGCTGAATATAACTTAAATGTAGTTTGTTCCTATGCAAAGCGGTCCAAACCCAAAAAAAAGTGA
- a CDS encoding GIY-YIG nuclease family protein, with protein sequence MKYVYLLQSLFHPNEHYVGLTKNLKSRLASHNAG encoded by the coding sequence ATGAAATACGTCTACCTCCTCCAAAGCCTCTTCCACCCCAACGAGCACTACGTCGGCCTCACGAAAAACCTGAAATCACGCCTCGCCTCTCACAACGCTGGCTAA
- a CDS encoding helix-turn-helix transcriptional regulator, with the protein MHTAELNYPATCRLLRLKEVLTLIPVCKSSWWAGVKSGKYPASVKLGPRTTAWRYADILKLIETVEEV; encoded by the coding sequence ATGCACACCGCAGAACTGAACTATCCCGCCACTTGCCGGTTACTCCGGCTCAAAGAAGTCCTGACGCTCATTCCCGTATGCAAAAGCTCATGGTGGGCAGGGGTGAAATCCGGCAAATACCCTGCATCAGTTAAGCTAGGGCCACGCACAACTGCTTGGCGTTACGCCGACATTCTCAAACTGATTGAAACAGTTGAGGAGGTATAG
- a CDS encoding DMT family transporter, producing the protein MQSKTIKSDLLLLLIAAIWGGGFVAQRKGLDFLGPFSYNGVRFALGSLSLLPLVYLNRRRQGPYHGSLPQAGNRALLHGGLMAGGALFMGASLQQVGIAYTTAGNAGFITGLYVVLVPLLGMFWGQRPGVGTWLGAVLAAIGLFFLSVTDHFTIGIGDLLELIGAVFWAGHVLLIGWLSPRLDPFKLSALQFAVCSVLSLITAFIFESMTLAAVFAAWRPILYGGLISVGFAYTMQVVAQRDAHPAHTAVILSAEGVFAAIWGWFFLGEVLGARGLLGCVLMLAGILCSELCNLVIQLRSSAKVA; encoded by the coding sequence ATGCAGTCCAAAACCATCAAGTCCGATCTCCTACTCCTTCTCATCGCCGCCATTTGGGGCGGCGGTTTCGTCGCGCAGCGCAAGGGGCTCGATTTCCTGGGCCCCTTTTCCTACAACGGCGTCCGCTTCGCGCTCGGTAGCCTCTCTTTGCTCCCCCTGGTCTACCTGAATCGCCGCCGGCAAGGGCCTTACCACGGCAGCCTACCGCAAGCGGGTAACCGCGCGCTGCTTCACGGCGGCCTGATGGCGGGAGGCGCACTGTTCATGGGCGCTTCGCTGCAACAGGTCGGCATCGCCTACACCACGGCGGGTAACGCAGGTTTCATCACTGGTCTCTACGTCGTCCTCGTTCCCTTATTGGGGATGTTCTGGGGACAGCGGCCCGGCGTCGGCACCTGGCTCGGGGCCGTCCTAGCTGCCATTGGCTTGTTCTTCCTCAGCGTCACCGACCACTTCACCATCGGCATTGGTGATCTGCTGGAACTGATCGGCGCCGTTTTCTGGGCGGGGCACGTGCTCCTCATCGGCTGGCTCTCGCCACGCCTGGACCCTTTCAAACTTTCCGCACTGCAGTTCGCGGTCTGCTCGGTTCTTAGCCTGATCACCGCATTCATTTTCGAGTCGATGACCCTTGCTGCAGTCTTTGCCGCCTGGCGTCCCATCCTCTACGGCGGCCTGATCTCCGTGGGCTTTGCCTACACCATGCAGGTGGTGGCGCAACGCGATGCCCATCCCGCGCACACCGCAGTGATCCTGAGCGCCGAAGGCGTCTTCGCTGCCATCTGGGGTTGGTTTTTCCTCGGCGAGGTGTTGGGAGCCCGCGGGTTGTTGGGGTGTGTCCTGATGCTTGCCGGCATCCTCTGCTCCGAACTCTGCAACCTGGTCATACAGTTGAGGAGCAGCGCCAAGGTGGCGTGA
- a CDS encoding Ada metal-binding domain-containing protein: MHKIIIATVIMLFFVTSAFAFVGNKKTHKFHNDDCPSAKRINPANKVRFDSRDQAIKNGYVPCKICRP, from the coding sequence ATGCATAAAATTATCATAGCAACTGTCATCATGCTGTTTTTTGTAACTTCAGCATTTGCTTTTGTTGGTAATAAAAAAACGCACAAATTCCATAATGATGACTGCCCTTCAGCAAAACGGATAAACCCTGCCAACAAAGTACGTTTCGACTCTCGCGATCAAGCTATCAAAAATGGATATGTCCCTTGTAAAATCTGTCGTCCGTAA
- a CDS encoding chloride channel protein, which produces MNNEEHERVGGKEPQQARDYLRYLRKLREKSYMQFTIWTAAVLVGCAAVLFARLISVSQAYFFTLFHSHTYLMTAATPLLFVAATLIVQKFGPESRGSGIPQVLEAIDRAHGDKVEPPWHSPLVSLRTAVVKVISSCVGIIAGASIGREGPTVQISASVFAFFGRVTRRVLPKVDFQTFLTAGAAAGVAAAFNAPLAGIAFALEEVTEGAFGRFREMVMLAVILSGIAALSLSGNYLYFGHPAVTLTPNLLVPETLVFGVVGGIMGGAFARLLAFPQIFGLPAQPWKRALYCGIVCAAIGFFTDGASAGSGYEVTRSFLESSTIDDWPIGLGIAKFATTVLSYLSGMAGGIFSPCLSIGAGFGFTVAKLFHLQNFKVCGLLGMVGFFSGAIQAPLTAVIIIMEMTDEHVLIIPFLLAAYLARRIGKVFMPVPLYRFLASKNQKG; this is translated from the coding sequence ATGAACAATGAAGAGCATGAGAGGGTAGGGGGGAAAGAGCCCCAACAAGCCAGGGACTACCTGCGCTACCTGAGGAAGCTGCGCGAGAAAAGCTACATGCAGTTCACCATCTGGACGGCAGCCGTGCTGGTCGGGTGTGCTGCCGTTCTCTTTGCACGTCTCATCTCCGTTTCGCAGGCCTACTTTTTCACCTTGTTTCACAGCCACACCTATCTCATGACCGCAGCCACACCGCTGTTGTTCGTCGCTGCGACGCTCATCGTGCAAAAGTTCGGGCCCGAATCACGCGGCAGCGGCATCCCCCAGGTGCTGGAAGCGATCGACCGTGCGCACGGCGACAAGGTCGAGCCGCCATGGCACAGCCCGCTGGTTTCGCTGCGCACCGCCGTGGTGAAGGTGATATCGAGCTGCGTCGGCATCATTGCCGGGGCTTCCATCGGGCGCGAGGGCCCAACTGTCCAGATTTCAGCCTCTGTCTTCGCCTTTTTCGGGCGCGTTACACGGAGGGTTCTGCCCAAGGTCGATTTCCAGACCTTCCTGACTGCAGGTGCCGCGGCGGGAGTCGCGGCAGCGTTCAATGCGCCCTTGGCCGGTATCGCCTTTGCCCTGGAGGAAGTGACCGAGGGGGCGTTCGGGCGTTTCCGGGAAATGGTGATGCTCGCCGTTATCCTCTCCGGTATCGCGGCGTTGTCTCTCTCCGGGAACTACCTCTACTTTGGACATCCTGCCGTCACGCTTACCCCCAACCTGCTCGTTCCGGAAACCCTGGTCTTCGGCGTTGTCGGAGGGATCATGGGAGGGGCATTTGCCCGGCTGCTTGCCTTCCCGCAGATCTTCGGTCTCCCCGCTCAGCCCTGGAAGAGGGCCCTCTATTGCGGCATTGTCTGCGCCGCAATCGGCTTCTTCACCGATGGAGCCTCTGCCGGTTCGGGATACGAAGTCACCCGCAGCTTCCTCGAGAGTTCCACCATCGATGACTGGCCCATCGGGCTAGGGATTGCCAAGTTTGCCACCACTGTCCTGTCCTACCTCTCCGGAATGGCTGGCGGCATCTTTTCTCCCTGTCTTTCCATCGGGGCGGGCTTCGGATTCACCGTCGCTAAGCTGTTCCACCTGCAGAATTTCAAGGTGTGCGGGCTCCTCGGCATGGTCGGGTTCTTTTCCGGGGCCATCCAGGCACCCCTCACCGCGGTGATCATCATCATGGAGATGACCGACGAGCACGTCCTCATCATTCCCTTCCTGCTGGCCGCCTATCTTGCCCGGAGAATCGGCAAGGTCTTCATGCCGGTTCCGCTGTACCGGTTCCTGGCCAGCAAGAATCAGAAGGGGTAA